One window of the Allosaccharopolyspora coralli genome contains the following:
- a CDS encoding TetR/AcrR family transcriptional regulator, with protein MALSLFTEHGFEATTVERIAEAADISPRTFFRHFPSKEAVLFGDLRREMARVREILGSRPPDEHPLRSLTVATLDVTDRMEPDRAQHRMRAELLNARHNSVDYELHLLRQQWVQELAELVAERLDVDAATDARPNAWSMTLGCCFGSAMHAWLTRTDGTPLRELFTEMLDETARGLGQAAQVAVSAR; from the coding sequence GTGGCCCTGAGTCTGTTCACCGAGCACGGGTTCGAGGCCACCACGGTGGAGCGGATCGCCGAAGCCGCCGACATCTCCCCTCGGACGTTCTTCCGGCACTTTCCGAGCAAGGAAGCGGTCCTGTTCGGTGATCTCCGCCGCGAGATGGCACGGGTGCGGGAGATCCTTGGTTCACGCCCGCCGGACGAACACCCGTTGCGGTCGCTGACCGTGGCGACACTCGACGTGACAGACCGGATGGAACCGGACCGAGCGCAGCACCGGATGCGTGCCGAGTTGCTGAACGCGCGACACAACAGCGTCGACTATGAGCTCCACCTGCTGCGGCAGCAGTGGGTGCAGGAGCTTGCGGAGCTGGTCGCCGAACGCCTCGACGTGGACGCGGCGACCGACGCCCGCCCGAATGCCTGGTCAATGACCCTCGGATGCTGTTTCGGGTCGGCCATGCACGCCTGGCTGACCCGCACCGACGGCACTCCGTTGCGAGAGCTGTTCACGGAGATGCTCGACGAGACCGCGCGCGGCTTGGGTCAGGCAGCTCAGGTGGCCGTCTCCGCCCGGTGA
- a CDS encoding ArsR/SmtB family transcription factor: MHALDVLGDPVRRRLLELLADGEQPAGALGVTVSAEFGISQPGVSQHLKVLREQGFVAARSEGTRRVYAVRTAPLREADEWFARFRAFWEPHFDALATEIARGKRDRRHEQEES; this comes from the coding sequence GTGCATGCGCTCGACGTTCTTGGCGATCCCGTCCGGCGGCGGCTTCTCGAGCTGCTCGCTGACGGGGAGCAGCCGGCCGGGGCTCTCGGGGTGACGGTGAGCGCTGAGTTCGGCATCTCCCAGCCCGGGGTTTCCCAGCACCTCAAAGTGTTGCGCGAGCAAGGCTTCGTTGCCGCTCGGTCCGAGGGCACCCGGCGTGTGTATGCGGTGCGGACCGCGCCCCTGCGCGAGGCCGACGAATGGTTCGCGCGCTTCCGCGCGTTCTGGGAGCCCCATTTCGACGCACTGGCCACCGAGATCGCACGCGGGAAACGTGACCGGCGCCACGAACAGGAGGAATCATGA
- a CDS encoding SRPBCC family protein: MMDIPREIGATHRALGTRTLHSDVVHTVTLARTYPTDVDDLWAACTERERLQRWFLPVHGNLHVGGNYQIEGQAGGTITACRPPHALDATWEYGGETSWIELRLRPEGEHARLELTHLFHTDDDIWPRYGPAATGLGWDLGLIGLAWHLDDGGSPHGEADEWAASAEGVAFLTAAGDAWVPVTIAAGFDTDDARARAGRTVAFFTGAEEASDA; the protein is encoded by the coding sequence ATGATGGACATCCCCCGTGAGATCGGCGCGACGCACCGCGCTCTCGGCACGCGGACGCTCCACAGCGATGTCGTGCACACAGTCACGCTGGCGCGCACGTACCCGACCGACGTCGACGACCTGTGGGCGGCGTGCACCGAGCGGGAGCGGTTGCAACGGTGGTTCCTCCCGGTCCACGGCAACCTCCATGTCGGTGGGAACTACCAGATCGAGGGCCAGGCAGGCGGGACGATCACGGCGTGCCGGCCTCCGCACGCCCTCGACGCGACGTGGGAGTACGGCGGCGAGACCAGCTGGATCGAGCTTCGCCTGCGGCCCGAAGGGGAGCACGCGCGCCTGGAGCTCACGCACCTTTTCCACACCGACGACGACATCTGGCCGCGCTACGGGCCGGCCGCGACGGGCCTCGGGTGGGACTTGGGATTGATCGGGTTGGCCTGGCATCTCGACGACGGCGGGAGCCCTCACGGGGAGGCTGACGAGTGGGCCGCTTCCGCCGAAGGAGTCGCTTTCCTCACTGCTGCCGGAGACGCGTGGGTGCCCGTCACTATCGCGGCCGGATTCGACACGGACGACGCGCGTGCGCGTGCCGGCCGAACGGTCGCCTTCTTCACCGGCGCCGAGGAAGCCTCGGACGCCTGA
- a CDS encoding DUF899 domain-containing protein: protein MSTNNLPEVVSREEWLAARKQLLAEEKELTRARDRVNAARRRLPMVRVDKEYRFEGPDGEVGLLDLFEGRPQLVMHHFMWTYDVDAGGVEHPRDTGCSSCSSGADGIGKLRQLHVRGTTLVAVTRAPYDKLATYQQRMGWTFPWYSSTGSDFNYDFHATVDDRVAPVQAFYRNEGELADAGMPWSEEMRGDYPGISAFLQVEDEVYHTYSTFGRGIEQFHNGNPYLDLTALGRQEAWEEPTGRAAPLGLQVGGPAMRLPDEYDTCHCQHKSAAGGPRRSP, encoded by the coding sequence ATGAGTACGAACAACCTGCCCGAGGTGGTCTCCCGCGAGGAGTGGTTGGCGGCCCGCAAGCAGCTGCTGGCCGAGGAGAAGGAACTGACCCGCGCGCGGGACCGGGTCAACGCCGCCCGACGCCGGTTACCGATGGTTCGGGTGGACAAGGAGTACCGGTTCGAGGGTCCCGACGGGGAGGTCGGTCTCCTCGACCTGTTCGAGGGCAGGCCCCAGCTGGTGATGCATCACTTCATGTGGACCTACGACGTCGACGCCGGCGGGGTCGAGCATCCTCGCGACACCGGCTGCTCAAGCTGTTCTTCCGGCGCCGACGGGATCGGCAAGCTGCGACAGTTGCACGTGCGCGGCACCACGCTCGTCGCCGTGACGCGGGCGCCGTACGACAAGCTCGCGACCTACCAGCAGCGGATGGGCTGGACATTTCCCTGGTATTCCTCGACTGGTAGCGACTTCAACTACGACTTCCATGCCACAGTGGACGACCGGGTCGCACCGGTGCAGGCGTTTTACCGCAATGAGGGCGAGTTGGCCGACGCGGGAATGCCGTGGAGCGAGGAGATGCGTGGCGACTATCCGGGCATCAGTGCGTTCCTTCAGGTCGAGGACGAGGTGTATCACACCTACTCCACGTTCGGCCGCGGCATCGAGCAGTTCCACAACGGAAACCCCTACCTCGACCTGACCGCGCTCGGCCGCCAAGAGGCATGGGAGGAGCCCACGGGACGCGCGGCCCCGCTCGGACTGCAGGTCGGCGGCCCGGCGATGCGCCTGCCCGACGAGTACGACACCTGTCACTGCCAACACAAGTCGGCGGCAGGCGGTCCTCGACGCAGTCCATGA
- a CDS encoding winged helix-turn-helix transcriptional regulator has product MRKDSRSQCPINLSLEILGDRWTLLVLRDIIFTGARHFRELLDGPERISSNILADRLDSLVEHGMLTKASDPSHKQKITYSLTEQAIDLVPVLVQLGYWGTRYLPVTEAYTARGEVLATGGDPLVQTLMDELRENHLGPHARHAPVPDGPTVLAQMQNAYQAALDRTAGT; this is encoded by the coding sequence ATGCGGAAGGACTCGCGGTCGCAGTGCCCGATCAACCTGTCGCTGGAGATCCTCGGCGACCGCTGGACCCTGCTGGTCCTGCGCGACATCATCTTTACCGGCGCCCGGCACTTCCGCGAACTGCTCGACGGACCCGAGCGGATCTCGTCGAACATCCTCGCCGACCGGCTCGACTCACTCGTCGAGCACGGCATGCTCACCAAGGCCAGCGACCCCTCGCACAAGCAAAAGATCACCTACAGCCTCACCGAGCAAGCGATAGACCTGGTGCCCGTTCTGGTCCAACTCGGCTACTGGGGCACCCGCTACCTCCCCGTCACCGAGGCGTACACAGCCCGCGGGGAAGTCCTTGCCACCGGCGGTGATCCGCTGGTGCAGACCTTGATGGACGAACTCCGCGAGAACCACCTCGGGCCACACGCGCGCCACGCACCAGTACCGGACGGCCCCACCGTGCTCGCGCAAATGCAGAACGCCTACCAAGCTGCACTCGACCGCACAGCCGGCACCTGA
- a CDS encoding EthD family reductase yields the protein MIRVTFLYPKTDESTFDMDYYTSTHMPMLAAALGDDCQGWGADRITSGPYESIGWALVSSAEAFGAAMAEKGAEIRADVANYTNVRPDVVMGDVVR from the coding sequence ATGATCCGGGTGACGTTCCTCTATCCGAAGACCGACGAGTCGACATTTGACATGGACTACTACACGTCGACGCACATGCCGATGCTCGCCGCCGCGCTCGGCGACGACTGTCAGGGCTGGGGTGCCGACCGGATCACCAGCGGCCCGTACGAGTCGATCGGGTGGGCGCTCGTGTCTAGCGCCGAAGCGTTCGGCGCGGCGATGGCCGAGAAGGGCGCCGAGATCAGGGCTGATGTCGCCAATTACACCAACGTGCGCCCCGACGTGGTCATGGGAGACGTTGTCAGATAG
- a CDS encoding NmrA family NAD(P)-binding protein, whose protein sequence is MIVVTTPTGRVGSRVVRLLVQAGVRPRVLLRDPNTLDAAIRAEVDVVQSDLTDAESVVRGTRGADSLFWVNPATQDDDPVAAHAHLGANAARAVVDNGIPRTVFLSSLGAEKRSGAGDIDGLGRTEELLDATGASVVHLRCGYFFSNLLMELDGLRAGVLGTPWPLDHAMPWVDPRDIGDVAAARLLADRWTGRVVQAVHGPADLTFRQVAAILTRVLDRSVTPAHLAQHEFRAGLHGAGLSAKQVEAVAGMSEGLSGGFVPENKRSVRTTTPTTLAAWAQTELAPVL, encoded by the coding sequence ATGATCGTGGTTACCACTCCCACCGGACGAGTGGGGTCGCGAGTGGTCCGGCTGCTGGTGCAAGCCGGGGTGCGCCCGAGAGTGCTACTGCGAGACCCGAACACACTTGACGCGGCGATCAGAGCCGAAGTCGATGTCGTGCAGAGCGATCTCACCGACGCCGAATCCGTGGTGCGCGGTACGCGCGGCGCCGACAGTCTGTTCTGGGTGAATCCGGCTACGCAGGACGACGACCCGGTGGCCGCACACGCACACCTGGGAGCCAACGCGGCGCGGGCCGTGGTCGACAACGGCATTCCCCGAACCGTGTTCCTGAGCAGTCTCGGGGCGGAGAAGCGATCTGGAGCCGGGGACATCGACGGCCTCGGCCGCACCGAGGAATTGCTGGACGCCACCGGTGCGAGTGTGGTGCATCTGCGCTGCGGCTACTTCTTCTCGAACTTGCTCATGGAACTGGATGGGCTGCGTGCGGGAGTCCTGGGTACGCCGTGGCCGCTGGACCATGCGATGCCGTGGGTCGATCCGCGCGATATCGGCGACGTCGCGGCCGCGCGACTCCTCGCGGATCGCTGGACGGGGCGCGTCGTCCAGGCCGTGCACGGGCCTGCCGATCTCACCTTTCGCCAGGTCGCCGCGATTCTCACGCGCGTGCTCGATCGCAGCGTGACGCCCGCCCACCTGGCGCAGCACGAGTTTCGGGCGGGGCTGCACGGCGCCGGCCTGAGTGCGAAGCAGGTCGAGGCGGTTGCGGGCATGTCCGAAGGACTGAGCGGCGGATTCGTGCCGGAGAACAAGCGCAGTGTGCGAACGACGACTCCGACCACGCTGGCCGCTTGGGCGCAGACGGAACTCGCACCGGTGTTGTGA
- a CDS encoding YjiH family protein has protein sequence MTERQQDLETSTHGSIAAPMWKFVVYSAIGAFVFFVPIEIGGESSILLDHMVTGLQAVVPGLLPYYALALILAGALHPMVTGTWRRSRVDLVFSAFKLVGLVVGVMLVFGVGPGWLFAPDMGPFLLNKLVVPVAVLVPLGAVFLALLVGYGLLEFIGVLVQGVMRPVWRTPGRSAIDAVASFVGSYSLGLLITNRVYQEGKYTGREAAIIATGFSTVSATFMVVVATTLDMMQFWNLYFWTALAVTFVVTAVTVRMWPLSSIADRYVDGTVPQRQEPLRRGRVRLAWQEARRTVAGAPSLVRNVGASVRDGVLMTIAIVPSILSIGLLGLVLATYTPVFEWLGYVFYPVTWALQSPEPMLLAQATAVGIVEMFLPSLLAAGAPMAVKFVVAVVSVSQIVFFSALVPCIAATRIPISITQLVVIWFERVVLSLILTIPLALWLF, from the coding sequence GTGACGGAGCGCCAACAGGACCTTGAGACGTCCACGCACGGCTCGATCGCGGCCCCCATGTGGAAGTTCGTGGTCTACAGCGCGATCGGCGCGTTCGTGTTCTTCGTGCCGATCGAGATCGGTGGCGAGAGTTCGATCCTGCTGGATCACATGGTCACCGGGCTGCAGGCGGTGGTTCCTGGCCTGCTCCCCTACTACGCGCTCGCGTTGATCCTGGCAGGGGCCCTGCATCCGATGGTCACGGGCACATGGCGGCGTTCGCGCGTGGATCTCGTGTTCTCGGCGTTCAAGCTCGTCGGGCTCGTCGTGGGTGTGATGCTCGTTTTCGGCGTCGGGCCGGGGTGGCTGTTCGCGCCGGACATGGGTCCGTTCCTGTTGAACAAGCTGGTCGTTCCGGTGGCGGTGCTGGTGCCGCTGGGGGCGGTGTTTCTGGCCCTGTTGGTGGGTTACGGACTGCTCGAGTTCATCGGCGTGCTGGTGCAGGGTGTGATGCGTCCGGTGTGGAGGACGCCGGGTCGTTCGGCCATCGACGCGGTCGCCTCGTTCGTGGGCAGCTACTCGCTCGGGCTGCTCATCACGAACCGGGTGTATCAGGAGGGCAAGTACACCGGTCGTGAGGCGGCCATCATCGCGACGGGGTTCTCCACGGTGTCGGCGACGTTCATGGTGGTCGTCGCGACGACGCTGGACATGATGCAGTTCTGGAACCTGTACTTCTGGACCGCGTTGGCGGTGACGTTCGTCGTGACAGCGGTGACCGTGCGGATGTGGCCGCTGTCGTCCATTGCCGACCGCTACGTGGACGGCACGGTCCCGCAGCGACAGGAGCCGCTGCGACGCGGACGGGTCCGGCTGGCGTGGCAGGAGGCTCGCCGCACGGTGGCGGGCGCTCCGTCGCTGGTCCGCAACGTGGGTGCCAGCGTGCGCGACGGTGTGCTCATGACGATCGCGATCGTGCCGTCGATCCTGTCGATCGGGCTGCTGGGTCTGGTGCTGGCGACCTACACGCCGGTGTTCGAGTGGCTCGGCTACGTGTTCTACCCGGTGACGTGGGCGCTGCAGTCGCCGGAGCCGATGCTGCTCGCGCAGGCCACCGCGGTCGGGATCGTGGAGATGTTCCTGCCGTCGCTGCTGGCGGCCGGTGCGCCAATGGCCGTGAAGTTCGTCGTCGCGGTGGTGTCGGTGTCCCAGATCGTGTTCTTCTCCGCCTTGGTGCCGTGTATCGCGGCCACCCGCATTCCCATCTCGATCACACAGCTCGTGGTGATCTGGTTCGAGCGGGTCGTGCTGTCGCTGATCCTGACGATCCCACTGGCGTTGTGGCTGTTCTGA
- the thrS gene encoding threonine--tRNA ligase — protein MHDHRKLGRELELFGTDPQIGAGLPYWLPAGDDLKRAVEEFVRDRERQAGYRHVSSPVLGKRALYERSGHEQHYRDDMFPPMRVGGEELVLRPSLCPHHAVLYRSRSRSYRELPVRFAELGAMFRAERSGVVSGLRRVRAMQLNDGHVFCALDQVAGEVRACLGLIREAYAAMGIEAAAYRLSLPDASGKFVADAAMWQRANAVLRDALVESGVDFEVAEGEAAFYGPKIDVQVRDSAGREWTLSTVQVDFHQPRRFDLHYVGADGARHRPVMVHRAIVGSIERMVAHLLEVHGGALPPWLAPVQVLALPVSESEASAAYRFADRCVRAGLRAEVSEQGSLGARIRTARLVPYQAVIGPKEAVAESVAVRLRDGRKLDPMPAGAFVHAAASLTAEHEIRLWPTGA, from the coding sequence ATGCACGACCACCGCAAGCTCGGCCGCGAGCTCGAGTTGTTCGGCACCGACCCGCAGATCGGTGCCGGTCTGCCGTACTGGCTGCCGGCCGGTGACGACCTCAAACGTGCCGTGGAGGAGTTCGTCCGGGACCGCGAACGACAGGCGGGCTATCGGCACGTGTCGTCGCCAGTGCTGGGCAAACGCGCACTCTACGAGCGGTCGGGGCACGAGCAGCACTACCGCGACGACATGTTCCCGCCCATGCGGGTCGGGGGCGAGGAGCTGGTGTTGCGGCCGAGTCTGTGCCCGCATCACGCGGTGCTCTACCGCTCACGGTCGCGTAGCTACCGCGAACTGCCGGTGCGGTTCGCGGAGTTGGGCGCCATGTTCCGCGCGGAACGTTCCGGTGTCGTGAGTGGATTGAGGCGGGTGCGGGCGATGCAGCTCAACGACGGCCACGTGTTCTGCGCGCTCGACCAGGTCGCCGGTGAGGTGCGGGCGTGTCTGGGGCTGATCCGGGAGGCTTACGCGGCGATGGGCATCGAAGCCGCGGCCTATCGGTTGTCGCTGCCGGATGCGAGCGGCAAGTTCGTCGCGGACGCCGCGATGTGGCAGCGGGCGAACGCCGTGCTGCGCGACGCCCTCGTCGAGTCCGGTGTGGACTTCGAGGTGGCCGAGGGCGAGGCGGCGTTCTACGGGCCGAAGATCGACGTGCAGGTTCGGGACAGTGCGGGGCGGGAATGGACCTTGTCCACCGTGCAGGTCGATTTTCACCAGCCACGCCGTTTCGACCTGCACTACGTCGGTGCCGATGGGGCACGTCACCGGCCGGTGATGGTGCATCGTGCGATCGTCGGCAGCATCGAGCGCATGGTGGCGCACCTGCTGGAAGTGCATGGTGGGGCGTTGCCGCCGTGGTTGGCGCCGGTGCAGGTGTTGGCGCTGCCGGTCTCCGAGTCGGAAGCGTCGGCGGCGTACCGGTTCGCGGATCGCTGCGTGCGGGCCGGGCTGCGGGCCGAGGTCTCGGAACAGGGCAGCCTCGGCGCGAGAATCCGCACGGCGCGTCTCGTGCCGTATCAGGCCGTGATCGGCCCGAAAGAGGCCGTCGCTGAGTCCGTGGCGGTGCGGCTACGAGACGGCCGGAAACTCGATCCGATGCCTGCCGGGGCCTTCGTGCACGCTGCGGCCTCCCTCACCGCCGAGCACGAGATCCGGTTGTGGCCGACAGGGGCGTGA
- a CDS encoding AAA family ATPase: MDSIETAIRRAEGAAEPSNGWDSPPGYEVGYGVASDQLRNGLDVVAESVNPLQESRDAWRDAGLRTGARVVEVEILCSDVAEHRRRAEERTVDVPGLTKPTWEQITSRDYTPWTRDRVVIDTATLDPDDAVQHLRAATET, translated from the coding sequence GTGGACAGCATCGAAACCGCGATCCGCCGCGCGGAAGGGGCGGCGGAACCGTCCAACGGTTGGGATTCGCCGCCCGGGTACGAAGTCGGCTACGGCGTGGCGAGCGACCAGTTGCGCAACGGCCTCGACGTGGTGGCGGAGTCGGTGAACCCCCTCCAGGAGAGTCGCGATGCGTGGCGCGACGCAGGACTTCGCACCGGCGCCCGTGTCGTCGAGGTCGAGATCCTCTGCTCCGACGTGGCCGAACATCGTCGGCGAGCCGAGGAACGGACGGTTGACGTTCCCGGGCTCACCAAGCCGACCTGGGAACAGATCACCAGCCGCGACTACACACCCTGGACTCGGGACCGGGTCGTCATCGATACCGCCACCCTCGACCCCGACGACGCCGTACAGCACCTCCGGGCAGCCACGGAAACATGA
- a CDS encoding PhzF family phenazine biosynthesis protein yields MEILRYAAFTRDGHGGNPAGIVLDAADLDDAAMLAAAAQIGYSETAFLTPIPDPDGALPLRYFSPKAEVAFCGHATIATAVARAERVGTGTLTFRTPAGAIDVTTNTGDDGVLRATLTSVPTTVRPLPGDDLTRLLTALRLTPADLDPAWPPRVANAGNDHPVLVLAERRALAELDYNYDLLDTLMAQHAWTTVQIVCEDTSHRWRARDPFPPGGVREDPATGAAAAAFGAYLRELGDLTEAERLTVWQGEDMGAASELLVQLAPDDRVSVTGAARPIPA; encoded by the coding sequence ATGGAGATCCTGCGGTACGCGGCGTTCACCCGCGACGGCCACGGCGGCAATCCGGCAGGGATCGTGCTGGACGCCGCCGACCTCGACGACGCCGCGATGCTGGCGGCCGCCGCCCAGATCGGGTATTCCGAGACGGCGTTCCTCACGCCGATACCGGACCCGGACGGGGCGTTGCCGCTGCGGTACTTCAGCCCGAAAGCCGAGGTCGCCTTCTGCGGGCACGCCACGATCGCCACGGCCGTCGCGCGCGCCGAACGCGTCGGCACCGGAACACTCACCTTCCGCACACCCGCCGGTGCCATCGACGTCACCACGAACACCGGTGACGACGGTGTGCTGCGTGCGACGCTCACCAGCGTCCCCACGACCGTCCGGCCTCTGCCCGGGGACGACCTCACCCGGCTGCTGACCGCCTTGCGGCTGACGCCCGCCGACCTCGATCCAGCGTGGCCGCCGCGAGTGGCCAACGCCGGTAACGACCACCCGGTGCTCGTCCTCGCCGAGCGCCGCGCCCTCGCCGAGCTCGACTACAACTACGACCTGTTGGACACGCTGATGGCCCAGCACGCGTGGACGACCGTGCAGATCGTCTGCGAGGACACCTCGCACCGCTGGCGCGCTCGCGACCCCTTCCCGCCTGGTGGGGTGCGCGAGGACCCCGCCACCGGGGCGGCCGCCGCGGCGTTCGGTGCCTACCTGCGTGAACTCGGCGACCTGACCGAAGCCGAGCGCCTCACCGTGTGGCAGGGCGAGGACATGGGTGCCGCGTCCGAGCTTCTCGTGCAGCTCGCCCCGGATGATCGGGTCAGCGTCACCGGAGCCGCCCGCCCAATCCCTGCCTGA
- a CDS encoding M20/M25/M40 family metallo-hydrolase has product MQGDSRASAVLADLDGIRDWQEQFYRDLHSHPELSHQEHRTASAVSRRLDECGYQVHEGVGGTGVVGVLHNGDGPTVLLRADMDALPVRETSGLSYASTVVTDETPVMHACGHDVHVTCLLGAAQLLAASTGQWTGTVLAVF; this is encoded by the coding sequence ATGCAGGGCGATTCGCGTGCGTCGGCCGTGCTGGCCGACCTGGACGGCATCCGAGACTGGCAGGAGCAGTTCTACCGGGACCTGCACTCTCATCCGGAGCTCTCGCACCAGGAACACCGCACCGCCTCGGCCGTCTCGCGGCGACTCGACGAATGTGGCTACCAGGTCCACGAGGGCGTGGGCGGCACCGGCGTCGTCGGTGTCCTGCACAACGGAGACGGGCCGACGGTGCTGTTGCGTGCGGACATGGACGCACTGCCCGTCCGCGAAACGAGCGGGCTGTCCTACGCCAGCACCGTCGTCACCGACGAGACACCGGTCATGCACGCGTGTGGGCACGACGTGCACGTCACGTGCCTTCTCGGGGCCGCACAACTGTTGGCCGCGAGCACCGGGCAGTGGACCGGCACGGTGCTCGCGGTGTTCTAG
- a CDS encoding peptidase dimerization domain-containing protein — MPRPDVALGQHVLPMAAGRVATQSGPTLAAADSTRIVVYGRGAHGSMPQSAIDPVVLAAMIVVRLQTVVAREIAPGEPSVLTVGSIQSGTKSNIIPDQAEIQLNLRTYSDQTRASALEAIERITRAECQASNSPREPSFELFERFPVTDNDPAATRRVAEAFTGFFGDRAGALGQWAASEDFSELADAFAVAYTYWGIGGIDPDVFDRAAAAGLVDQEIPANHSGDFAPVIQPTLTTGTEALVVAALAWL; from the coding sequence GTGCCGCGACCGGACGTCGCACTCGGCCAGCACGTCCTGCCGATGGCGGCCGGTCGGGTCGCCACCCAATCCGGTCCGACGTTGGCGGCCGCCGACAGCACGCGCATCGTCGTGTACGGACGCGGGGCTCACGGGTCGATGCCGCAGTCGGCGATCGATCCCGTCGTGCTCGCCGCCATGATCGTCGTCCGGCTGCAGACCGTGGTGGCCCGCGAGATCGCACCCGGCGAGCCGAGCGTGCTCACCGTCGGCAGCATCCAATCGGGAACCAAGAGCAACATCATCCCCGATCAGGCCGAGATCCAGCTCAACCTGCGCACGTACAGCGATCAGACCCGTGCGTCCGCGCTCGAAGCGATCGAACGAATCACCCGCGCCGAATGCCAGGCGTCGAACTCGCCCCGGGAACCGTCCTTCGAGCTCTTCGAGCGGTTCCCGGTCACCGACAACGACCCGGCCGCCACCCGGCGGGTCGCCGAGGCCTTCACCGGCTTCTTCGGCGACCGCGCGGGCGCATTGGGCCAGTGGGCCGCCAGCGAGGACTTCAGCGAGCTCGCCGACGCATTCGCCGTCGCCTACACGTACTGGGGCATCGGAGGTATCGATCCGGACGTGTTCGACCGCGCCGCGGCGGCGGGGCTTGTGGACCAGGAGATCCCGGCCAACCACTCGGGCGACTTCGCACCGGTGATCCAACCGACCCTGACCACCGGGACCGAGGCCCTGGTCGTCGCCGCTCTCGCGTGGCTCTAG
- a CDS encoding alpha/beta fold hydrolase, with protein MARAQRDSITLQDGRRLAWHEFGAPDGVPCVYTPGTPASGLAGGLYHAPAREADVRWISVDKPGCGHSDRDPHRSLPGYAADIAELLDHLGFERVVAAGESGGGPHTLAVAHCIPDRLHATVVVAGLGPAQDPSVRAGMKRDNRVLITLAQRAPWLLRLQMRMLARQVRTRPQRWAESMRGRLPDPDQRAWPLVAHLLVPAAREALQDGGRSAADELVMFTRPWGFDLADVATPVHLWHGTEDANVPIAVAEAMRDALPHVDTRFVDGEGHSLGALVRDDLAALVRDVTP; from the coding sequence ATGGCGCGCGCACAGCGGGACAGCATCACACTGCAGGACGGACGTCGGTTGGCCTGGCACGAGTTCGGCGCACCCGACGGGGTGCCCTGTGTCTACACCCCGGGCACACCCGCCTCAGGGCTCGCCGGAGGCCTCTACCACGCACCAGCGCGGGAAGCCGACGTGCGGTGGATCTCCGTGGACAAGCCCGGCTGCGGTCACTCCGACCGGGACCCGCACCGCAGCCTTCCCGGCTACGCCGCCGACATCGCCGAACTGCTCGACCACCTCGGGTTCGAGCGGGTCGTCGCGGCAGGGGAGTCCGGCGGCGGCCCGCACACCCTCGCCGTGGCCCATTGCATTCCCGACCGGCTCCACGCAACAGTCGTGGTCGCGGGACTGGGACCGGCCCAAGATCCGAGCGTGCGCGCCGGGATGAAACGGGACAACCGCGTGCTCATCACCCTCGCGCAACGGGCCCCGTGGCTTCTGCGGCTGCAGATGCGGATGCTTGCCCGCCAGGTGCGCACGCGTCCGCAGCGCTGGGCAGAGTCGATGCGCGGTCGTCTGCCCGACCCGGACCAGCGGGCATGGCCGCTGGTCGCACACCTGCTGGTCCCGGCGGCCCGCGAGGCACTGCAGGACGGAGGGCGCAGCGCCGCCGACGAACTCGTGATGTTCACACGGCCATGGGGATTCGACCTCGCCGACGTCGCGACACCCGTGCACCTGTGGCACGGCACCGAGGACGCGAACGTGCCCATCGCAGTGGCCGAGGCCATGCGTGACGCGTTGCCGCACGTCGACACGCGTTTCGTCGACGGCGAGGGCCACAGCCTCGGCGCGCTCGTGCGTGACGACCTCGCCGCACTCGTCCGCGACGTGACCCCCTGA
- a CDS encoding nuclear transport factor 2 family protein gives MRGSTMLTADDHIAIHQTLADYGHVVDDHDWDRAEDVFTTDVVFETGGSDGRVLHGVADIVATFKGRNMYAHVTTNTTLREEADGLVHAHSKFVGFPNEGPPVTGDYHDEIVRTAAGWRLRYRRAEVRARKFFD, from the coding sequence GTGCGGGGTTCGACCATGCTCACTGCCGACGACCACATCGCGATCCACCAGACGCTCGCCGACTACGGGCACGTCGTCGACGATCACGATTGGGACCGCGCCGAGGACGTGTTCACCACCGATGTGGTGTTCGAGACCGGCGGGTCCGACGGCAGGGTGTTGCACGGTGTCGCCGACATCGTGGCGACGTTCAAAGGGCGCAACATGTACGCGCACGTCACCACCAACACGACGCTGCGGGAGGAAGCCGACGGGCTCGTGCACGCGCACAGCAAGTTCGTCGGTTTCCCGAACGAGGGCCCGCCGGTCACGGGCGACTACCACGACGAGATCGTCCGCACGGCCGCCGGTTGGCGGCTGCGGTATCGGCGCGCCGAGGTCCGGGCCCGCAAGTTCTTCGACTGA